One Mixta gaviniae genomic window carries:
- a CDS encoding GNAT family N-acetyltransferase yields the protein MIEYQVMDGVQARSALEALTDVLQGCVTEGASVGFIDPDDRQIMRNFWQDTFAGLDRGDRLLLVARDGETLVATVMIFWNNMPNGRHRAEIGKLLVHPRARRQGIARRLMQLAEQRVREAGRSLMVLDTRSGDVASLLYLSLGWEIAGAIPFYAQSTEGVMDATTVMYKRLAS from the coding sequence ATGATTGAATATCAGGTAATGGATGGCGTGCAGGCGCGCAGCGCGCTGGAAGCCTTGACGGACGTGTTGCAGGGCTGCGTGACGGAAGGGGCCAGCGTCGGGTTTATCGATCCTGACGACCGGCAGATCATGCGAAATTTCTGGCAGGATACCTTTGCCGGCCTCGATCGCGGCGATCGGCTGCTGCTGGTGGCGCGCGACGGCGAGACACTGGTGGCGACGGTGATGATCTTCTGGAATAACATGCCCAACGGCCGCCATCGTGCGGAGATTGGCAAGCTGCTGGTGCATCCGCGCGCGCGGCGTCAGGGCATCGCGCGCCGGCTGATGCAGCTGGCGGAACAGCGGGTCAGGGAGGCGGGACGCAGCCTGATGGTGCTGGATACCCGTAGCGGCGATGTCGCCAGCCTGCTCTACCTGTCGCTGGGCTGGGAGATCGCCGGAGCGATCCCGTTCTACGCGCAGTCGACCGAAGGGGTGATGGACGCCACGACGGTGATGTATAAGCGGCTGGCCAGCTAA